The nucleotide sequence CAAATTTCCCAGGGCAAAAAAGTGAAAGTCCATCTGTCCCGGTCCCAGATTGCCTGCCAGATAGCCGCCCTTTTCTGGCAACCAGTCCGTTAGCCAGGCAGGAATCGATTCTGGATAGATGTTGAAAGTATTGGCAATTTCCAGCCCAAACTCCTCCCCCCTGTAGCGATAGATTTCTCGCAGGCGCTTCAAGTCAAGCCAGTAATATTCCCGCACATGGTAGTGCAACGCGCCTGAGCGATTCTGGATCTTGTGCCGGTAGGAGTCTCCCACCCCATCTGGTAATACCAATTTAAATGGGGTTCAGGGCAGATAGGGCATTCAGGATGAAGGAATATCCTGTGATCGAAGCAATAACTTCTGGAGTCAATTGAGCCAGGAGTTGATCGACCTTCGCTTGGAGTTGCTCTAGCGTTTTGAACGAAGCCCACTTCAAATCTGCCTTGAGGTATTCCCACAACCTTTCAATCGGATTTAACTCTGGGCAGTAAGCAGGTTGAAACAATAAAATCACATTCTCTGGCACCACTAAATCTTTACTGCTGTGAAAACGCCCGTTATCCACTTGTAGAATGTTGAGACTATCGGGGTAGGCTTTGGAGAACTCCTCGAGGAACGCTTGATAGCAAGCAGTATCCACATGGGAGAATTGCAAGAAAAACGACTCTCCGGTTGCTGGTTCG is from Leptothermofonsia sichuanensis E412 and encodes:
- a CDS encoding IS630 family transposase, which translates into the protein MSQYARQVIQEERPIRYFAQDESRFGLKTLIGRLITACGIKPIGQWLWLFKAFWLYGAVEPATGESFFLQFSHVDTACYQAFLEEFSKAYPDSLNILQVDNGRFHSSKDLVVPENVILLFQPAYCPELNPIERLWEYLKADLKWASFKTLEQLQAKVDQLLAQLTPEVIASITGYSFILNALSALNPI